One window from the genome of Fulvivirga lutea encodes:
- the plsY gene encoding glycerol-3-phosphate 1-O-acyltransferase PlsY, with translation MIIAPLIIAVILAYLLGSIPTAVWLGRSMYGIDVREHGSGNSGATNTFRVLGKRAGIIVMLADIIKGMVATSIAILLFRLNFIEEQNLVTAKLILGVVAVKGHIFSAFLNFKGGKGVATLLGMMIAIHYEVALLCIVVFIITLLISKYVSLASIISALAFPTFLLFIPRFQTNEPLLIIFGFFLFIVIVWTHNKNIKRIADGEENKTYIIKSQKKD, from the coding sequence ATGATTATAGCTCCACTAATTATTGCCGTTATTCTCGCCTATTTATTAGGTTCAATTCCTACTGCCGTTTGGTTAGGTCGTTCAATGTATGGGATAGATGTGCGAGAGCATGGTAGTGGTAACTCTGGCGCAACCAATACATTTAGAGTTCTTGGTAAACGTGCAGGCATTATTGTTATGCTGGCTGATATCATTAAAGGTATGGTGGCTACTTCAATTGCTATTCTTTTGTTTAGACTGAACTTTATCGAAGAGCAAAATTTAGTAACTGCCAAATTAATATTGGGTGTTGTTGCTGTAAAAGGGCATATATTCTCCGCTTTCTTAAATTTTAAAGGAGGCAAAGGCGTGGCCACTTTATTAGGTATGATGATAGCTATACACTACGAAGTAGCGCTTTTGTGCATAGTTGTATTCATAATAACACTATTGATTTCTAAGTACGTGTCTTTAGCTTCTATTATCAGTGCATTAGCTTTTCCTACATTTTTACTGTTCATTCCTCGCTTTCAAACCAACGAACCCCTTTTAATCATTTTTGGCTTTTTCCTTTTCATAGTGATTGTTTGGACACATAACAAAAACATTAAAAGGATTGCGGATGGCGAAGAAAACAAAACCTACATAATCAAAAGCCAGAAAAAGGACTAG
- a CDS encoding nucleotidyltransferase family protein, whose amino-acid sequence MESSLLDKKLRIILPEIKERYQIEKLGYFGSYAKGEQTSASDVDILVYFKKPLGWDFFELKNILEERLSMNIDLVSYNALIPSLKNEILESTKFID is encoded by the coding sequence ATGGAGAGTTCTCTGTTAGACAAAAAGCTTAGGATTATTTTGCCTGAAATTAAAGAGCGTTATCAAATTGAGAAGCTCGGTTATTTTGGGTCTTATGCTAAAGGTGAGCAAACGTCTGCTTCGGATGTAGATATTCTTGTGTATTTCAAAAAACCACTCGGCTGGGATTTTTTCGAATTGAAAAATATTTTAGAAGAAAGACTTTCAATGAATATTGATCTGGTATCATATAATGCTCTTATTCCCTCTCTCAAGAATGAAATACTTGAATCAACAAAGTTTATTGACTAA
- the tpiA gene encoding triose-phosphate isomerase, producing MRQHIVAGNWKMNNSLNEGLKLTTEIMNMVADEVRGNAKVILAPPFIHLTQVKSLIKGAKNVHLSAQNCNHNPSGAFTGEVSASMLNSVGVEYVIIGHSERREYFNETNAQLAAKVNLALENNLLPIFCCGESLEIRESGNFIDFICNQIKESLFHLSEEQFQKVVIAYEPIWAIGTGKTASSEQAQEVHAAIRKFIASKYGANVADDTSILYGGSCKPSNAKELFACADVDGGLIGGASLKSRDFVDIVKSF from the coding sequence ATGAGACAACACATAGTAGCAGGAAACTGGAAGATGAATAACTCTCTGAATGAGGGGCTTAAACTTACTACTGAGATAATGAATATGGTGGCAGATGAAGTGCGCGGAAATGCAAAAGTAATTCTAGCACCACCATTCATTCACTTAACTCAAGTAAAGAGTTTAATAAAAGGGGCTAAAAACGTTCATTTGAGTGCGCAAAATTGTAATCATAACCCTTCAGGAGCATTTACCGGAGAGGTTTCTGCCTCTATGTTAAATTCTGTAGGTGTTGAATATGTGATCATCGGTCATAGTGAACGAAGGGAATATTTTAATGAAACCAATGCTCAGCTAGCTGCTAAAGTTAATTTGGCTTTGGAAAACAATCTGTTACCAATTTTCTGCTGTGGCGAATCATTAGAAATCAGGGAGTCTGGTAACTTTATTGACTTCATCTGTAATCAGATTAAAGAAAGTCTTTTTCATTTATCAGAAGAGCAATTCCAAAAAGTTGTAATTGCCTATGAGCCAATATGGGCTATTGGAACAGGTAAAACTGCCTCTTCTGAACAGGCTCAGGAAGTACATGCAGCTATCAGAAAGTTTATAGCTTCAAAATATGGCGCGAATGTGGCTGATGATACTTCGATACTTTATGGTGGAAGTTGTAAACCTTCGAATGCGAAGGAGCTATTTGCTTGTGCTGATGTAGATGGCGGTCTTATTGGCGGTGCATCTTTAAAATCAAGAGACTTTGTCGATATCGTTAAATCCTTCTAA
- a CDS encoding TolB family protein yields MKLVNIILSFGLILFGFFTTVGQEQLRKLPPNINQPSVNLYAPVVSGDGETLVYLSDYTDDGSLSMNFTTRKTISSWNEPTEVSKVVNRPTLNYQGGYCLSFDGQLLIFTSRKSGLGGFELWYSERQGNNWGAPVNFGRPINSASNEGTPSLSPDGEKLYFMRCDGMTELKGARGCQIYVSTKKYGKWQEPEPLPATINTGNSQNPKILADGETLIFSSDQMGGKGGLDLFMSKNQGGTWTKPVPMDFMNTPQDDQFISIPSKGRYAFAAQNTGKDHQLVEVLLPDEFKPKKVMRIEGIVTDKSSGERVNAKLVAFNVDLRDRIWNDNIGENGEFALVLNEGNTYDLSVLHPNASYQYYSKIYDLETVGRRDKERLKIELVPLTKGLEFQSDIFFKDASSEIDDRSTYELRRLSDMIRRNESINLEIILHQTNYKEDSVMSSDDLTEVIVDSTYIEKVVAIPVSSDVSNSDVDSLLTVLNEPDSLHTPVKNDSIGSISKPQTKIVKELVINKTYHNDRTKAQGESIKAYFVEKGADESAIKIKTKKSKRSDEPEEGEQDVKVTIKILSL; encoded by the coding sequence ATGAAATTAGTTAACATAATCCTCTCTTTCGGTCTAATTCTTTTTGGCTTTTTTACAACTGTTGGTCAGGAGCAACTACGAAAGCTGCCACCTAACATTAATCAACCATCGGTGAACTTATATGCGCCCGTAGTGAGCGGAGATGGAGAAACTTTAGTTTACCTCTCTGACTATACAGATGATGGTAGCCTTTCAATGAATTTTACGACAAGAAAGACTATTTCCTCTTGGAATGAACCCACGGAAGTCTCAAAAGTGGTAAATCGTCCTACATTAAATTACCAAGGGGGTTATTGTCTTTCTTTTGATGGGCAATTGCTCATTTTCACTTCCCGCAAATCCGGGCTGGGAGGCTTTGAATTATGGTACTCTGAAAGACAAGGAAACAATTGGGGAGCACCTGTGAACTTTGGAAGACCTATCAATTCAGCAAGCAATGAAGGTACACCGAGTTTATCCCCTGATGGTGAAAAACTATACTTTATGCGTTGTGATGGAATGACTGAGCTCAAAGGTGCAAGGGGATGTCAAATATATGTTTCAACCAAAAAATATGGTAAGTGGCAAGAACCTGAGCCTTTACCTGCCACCATTAATACAGGCAATTCTCAAAACCCTAAAATTCTAGCTGATGGCGAAACTCTTATCTTCTCTTCTGACCAAATGGGAGGTAAAGGCGGACTCGATTTATTCATGAGTAAAAACCAAGGCGGCACATGGACAAAACCTGTTCCTATGGATTTCATGAATACACCTCAAGATGATCAGTTTATAAGCATCCCTTCGAAGGGTAGATATGCATTCGCAGCACAAAACACGGGCAAGGATCATCAATTAGTTGAAGTGTTGTTACCCGATGAGTTTAAGCCTAAGAAAGTAATGAGAATTGAAGGCATTGTAACTGACAAAAGTAGTGGAGAACGTGTGAACGCAAAACTAGTGGCCTTTAATGTAGACCTAAGAGACAGAATCTGGAACGATAACATTGGTGAGAATGGCGAATTTGCCTTGGTTTTAAATGAAGGTAACACCTATGATTTATCTGTATTACACCCTAACGCAAGCTACCAGTATTATTCTAAGATTTACGATTTAGAAACCGTAGGTAGACGAGACAAAGAAAGGCTGAAGATTGAGTTAGTTCCACTGACAAAAGGTTTGGAGTTTCAATCAGATATTTTCTTTAAGGACGCTTCCAGCGAAATTGATGACCGCTCTACGTATGAATTAAGAAGGTTAAGTGATATGATTCGTAGAAATGAATCTATCAATCTCGAAATCATACTGCATCAAACGAATTACAAGGAAGACTCGGTTATGTCTAGCGATGATCTGACAGAAGTGATTGTTGATTCGACTTATATTGAAAAAGTGGTCGCTATTCCTGTTTCGAGTGATGTCTCAAATTCTGATGTCGACAGTTTATTAACAGTTCTTAATGAACCAGATTCATTACACACACCTGTTAAAAATGATAGCATTGGCAGCATTTCTAAGCCACAGACAAAAATTGTGAAAGAATTAGTTATCAATAAAACATACCACAATGACAGAACTAAGGCTCAAGGAGAAAGCATTAAAGCTTACTTTGTAGAAAAAGGTGCTGATGAATCAGCAATAAAAATTAAAACTAAGAAAAGCAAAAGATCAGACGAGCCAGAGGAGGGAGAACAGGATGTAAAAGTGACTATTAAAATTCTTTCGCTTTAA
- a CDS encoding HepT-like ribonuclease domain-containing protein: MNRISEYISGLSFEEFQSNYLVSDAVVRNFEVIGEASKNVPDEIKKRHTELPWKNMAGLRNIIAHQYFGVDYHTLWQIAKEDLPKNKRDLISIMGKEGIHY; this comes from the coding sequence ATGAACAGAATTTCAGAGTATATTTCTGGGCTTTCATTCGAAGAGTTTCAATCAAATTACCTTGTTTCAGATGCTGTTGTGAGAAATTTTGAAGTGATAGGTGAAGCATCTAAAAATGTGCCCGATGAAATTAAGAAGAGACACACTGAACTCCCATGGAAGAATATGGCCGGATTGAGAAACATTATTGCACATCAATACTTTGGAGTTGATTATCACACCTTGTGGCAGATAGCTAAAGAGGATTTGCCAAAGAATAAAAGGGATTTAATTTCTATTATGGGTAAAGAAGGAATCCACTATTAA
- a CDS encoding mechanosensitive ion channel family protein — protein MSWNELIQLSYFRVALVSIIAFIGAIIIRWAFFKIINRYAENDDLLFIQALKNRLNNSIFLFIPFVAMRIILDVEYPDQLGWLKSCVEILVVVSITILIIKLIYVIQDVLFEQFDMNKDDNIKERKALTQIIFIRKLVIVVVALIAMAIVLLSFDSVRKYGATILTSAGVAGIIVGFAAQKTLSNLLAGIQIAFTQPIRIDDAVVVEDEWGWIEEINLTYVVVRIWDLRRLVLPITYFTETPFQNWTKSSSQILGATILYLDYTTPIDKLREEFDKILERSEHWDKDKKSLQVTDASEKTIKVRMLMTARNSPEAWDLRCFVREEMVKYIQKNHPESLPTFRANINEKS, from the coding sequence ATGAGCTGGAACGAACTTATTCAATTATCCTATTTCAGGGTGGCGTTGGTCAGTATTATTGCGTTTATAGGCGCCATTATTATTAGATGGGCGTTCTTCAAAATAATTAATCGATATGCTGAAAACGATGACCTTTTATTTATTCAGGCATTAAAAAATCGCCTCAACAATTCTATTTTCCTTTTTATTCCATTCGTGGCAATGCGAATTATTCTTGATGTTGAGTATCCTGATCAACTAGGCTGGCTAAAGAGTTGTGTAGAGATTTTGGTGGTGGTGAGTATTACCATACTTATCATTAAGCTGATCTATGTTATTCAAGATGTTCTTTTCGAACAGTTTGATATGAATAAGGATGATAATATCAAGGAACGAAAAGCGCTGACACAGATTATTTTTATTAGAAAGTTGGTTATTGTGGTTGTTGCTTTAATTGCAATGGCTATAGTTTTATTAAGCTTCGATAGTGTTAGAAAATATGGTGCAACCATTTTAACGTCAGCAGGTGTTGCGGGTATTATTGTAGGTTTTGCTGCTCAAAAAACGTTGTCAAATCTTCTTGCAGGAATCCAAATAGCCTTTACCCAACCAATAAGAATTGATGATGCAGTTGTGGTAGAGGATGAGTGGGGTTGGATTGAAGAAATTAATCTTACGTATGTGGTGGTTCGAATATGGGATTTAAGGCGATTGGTATTGCCTATTACCTATTTTACGGAAACACCTTTTCAAAATTGGACAAAAAGCTCATCACAGATTTTAGGCGCAACAATTCTTTATCTTGATTATACTACACCCATTGATAAACTAAGGGAGGAATTCGATAAAATACTGGAACGAAGTGAGCATTGGGATAAGGATAAGAAATCTTTACAGGTAACAGATGCTAGTGAAAAAACCATTAAAGTGCGTATGCTAATGACCGCCAGAAACTCTCCGGAAGCGTGGGATTTAAGGTGCTTCGTGCGTGAAGAAATGGTGAAATATATTCAAAAAAATCACCCTGAAAGTCTTCCAACTTTCAGGGCGAATATTAATGAAAAGAGTTAA
- a CDS encoding M28 family metallopeptidase, with the protein MKKFYLIVLSAFIFSCGQNPNFEEAYNSINEESIKERVSRLASDEFLGRKPFTEGETKTINYIKSEFEKIGLKPGNGDSYFQEVPMVELTASVKDSLMTFKSEDSNIDLTYWDDFVALTRRVTDSISVIDSEMVFAGYGIIAPEYDWNDYEGIDVKGKTVVVLINDPGFGTEDKSFFKGNEMTYYGRWTYKYEEAARQGAAALIIIHETAHASYPFEVVQGGWSGANLYLESADGNMSRCAVEGWISSESANKMFAAAGKEGYDYYEEARKREFEPFALNQKMSVSLKNSIKKSVSNNVVGLFEGTERPEETIIYSAHWDHFGIGKAVDGDSIYNGAVDNGTGVAAIIEVAEAFTKLNTGTQRSVVFLAVTAEEQGLLGSEHYSANPIYNPDKTVANINVDAIRPIGRVNDFSIIGYGQSELEDYAEVAVKNQGRYITPDPHPEAGSFFRSDHFNFAKIGIPALYGKGASDSDANGKEWGEEQYASYTKNHYHKPSDEYSDSLNLEGVVLDAQVYFEVGYKLANEATYPKYKEGSEFKAIREN; encoded by the coding sequence ATGAAGAAATTTTATCTGATTGTTTTATCCGCATTTATTTTCTCGTGCGGGCAGAATCCGAATTTTGAGGAAGCTTACAACAGCATTAATGAGGAAAGTATTAAAGAAAGAGTTTCAAGACTTGCTTCTGATGAATTTTTAGGAAGGAAACCTTTCACGGAAGGAGAAACTAAAACCATCAACTATATAAAAAGTGAGTTTGAAAAAATTGGGTTAAAACCTGGTAACGGTGATAGTTATTTTCAAGAGGTACCCATGGTAGAGCTAACTGCTTCTGTCAAAGATTCTTTAATGACTTTCAAATCCGAAGATTCCAATATAGATCTTACCTATTGGGATGATTTTGTGGCTTTAACAAGAAGGGTTACTGATTCAATATCTGTTATAGATTCTGAGATGGTTTTTGCTGGTTACGGAATAATTGCCCCGGAATATGATTGGAATGACTACGAAGGCATTGATGTAAAAGGTAAAACTGTGGTTGTTTTAATTAATGATCCAGGATTTGGAACCGAGGATAAATCATTTTTCAAAGGCAATGAAATGACCTACTATGGAAGATGGACATACAAATATGAAGAAGCTGCCAGACAGGGTGCTGCCGCACTTATCATCATTCATGAAACTGCCCATGCCAGCTATCCATTTGAAGTGGTGCAAGGTGGTTGGAGTGGCGCCAACCTTTATTTAGAAAGTGCAGATGGTAATATGAGTCGTTGTGCTGTAGAGGGTTGGATTTCTTCTGAAAGTGCCAACAAAATGTTTGCTGCCGCTGGTAAAGAAGGTTATGACTATTATGAAGAAGCGAGAAAAAGGGAGTTTGAGCCTTTTGCACTAAATCAAAAAATGTCTGTTTCATTGAAAAATTCTATCAAAAAATCTGTTTCTAACAATGTTGTGGGCTTATTTGAAGGAACGGAACGCCCTGAAGAAACTATTATTTATTCGGCTCATTGGGATCACTTTGGAATAGGGAAGGCAGTTGATGGTGATTCTATTTATAATGGTGCAGTTGATAATGGAACTGGCGTAGCCGCCATTATTGAAGTAGCTGAAGCATTCACAAAACTAAATACAGGCACACAGAGATCTGTTGTTTTCCTAGCTGTTACTGCCGAAGAACAAGGCTTGTTAGGCTCAGAGCATTATTCTGCTAACCCTATCTATAATCCAGATAAAACAGTGGCTAACATTAATGTTGATGCGATTCGACCCATAGGTAGAGTAAACGATTTTTCGATCATAGGTTATGGACAATCTGAGTTAGAAGATTATGCTGAGGTTGCTGTAAAGAATCAGGGCAGGTACATTACTCCTGATCCACATCCAGAAGCTGGTTCGTTCTTCCGCTCAGACCATTTCAATTTTGCGAAAATAGGAATACCTGCTTTGTACGGAAAAGGTGCATCTGATAGTGATGCCAATGGAAAAGAATGGGGTGAAGAGCAATATGCATCTTACACCAAAAATCATTATCACAAACCTTCAGACGAGTATAGCGATAGCCTTAACCTAGAAGGAGTAGTACTTGATGCGCAAGTATATTTTGAAGTTGGCTATAAGCTAGCTAACGAAGCCACATATCCTAAATATAAAGAAGGATCTGAGTTTAAAGCAATAAGAGAAAACTAA
- the prmA gene encoding 50S ribosomal protein L11 methyltransferase, protein MDKVEYLSVKIECKPEFTEILVAELSVRDYDSMMETEDGLEAYINKEDYKEAEILELQERYSEANITFSIEEVRERNWNEEWEKNYDPIRVENTIMVRATFHQPEPGFKYDLVINPRMSFGTGHHATTYLMLKHQLETDHKGKRVLDAGCGTAILAVMAEKLGATEVLAYDNNSWSTENAPENIELNNCKNVEIQEGTIDTIKKEGEYDLILANINKNVLLDEMDKYYDRLSSGGTIIFSGFYIPDNEDITKRATDLGLKFVKGSDRNDWSSLIFQKN, encoded by the coding sequence ATGGATAAGGTAGAGTATCTAAGTGTAAAAATTGAATGTAAACCGGAGTTTACAGAAATTTTGGTGGCTGAATTATCCGTCAGAGATTACGACTCGATGATGGAGACTGAAGATGGACTCGAGGCCTATATCAACAAAGAAGATTATAAGGAAGCGGAAATATTGGAGCTTCAGGAAAGATATTCAGAAGCCAACATTACTTTTTCTATTGAGGAAGTGCGTGAACGCAATTGGAATGAAGAGTGGGAAAAAAATTATGACCCCATTCGTGTAGAAAATACCATCATGGTTCGGGCTACATTTCATCAGCCTGAGCCAGGCTTCAAATACGATTTGGTAATAAACCCCAGAATGTCATTTGGCACAGGGCACCATGCCACCACATATTTAATGCTCAAGCATCAGTTAGAAACAGACCATAAGGGTAAAAGAGTGTTAGATGCCGGTTGTGGTACTGCTATTTTAGCGGTGATGGCTGAAAAATTAGGAGCTACCGAGGTGCTGGCATACGACAATAATAGCTGGAGTACGGAAAACGCGCCTGAAAATATAGAACTCAATAATTGCAAAAATGTTGAAATCCAGGAAGGAACTATTGATACCATAAAAAAAGAAGGTGAGTATGATCTTATATTGGCCAATATCAATAAAAATGTCCTGCTCGATGAAATGGATAAATATTACGATCGCCTTTCCAGTGGTGGTACAATAATATTCAGCGGTTTCTATATTCCGGATAATGAAGATATCACCAAGAGAGCAACTGATTTGGGTCTGAAGTTTGTAAAAGGGAGCGATAGAAATGATTGGTCTTCGCTGATATTTCAAAAAAATTAA
- the recG gene encoding ATP-dependent DNA helicase RecG — MQGFFDTKIEFLKGVGPQKAALLNKELNIFTYGDLIQYYPFRHEDRTKFYDIKEVNGSMPYIQVKGKVRHYELKGPPRKQRLIVYINDGTGELELVWFKGAQWMLKKIQPGVEYVVFGKPTVFGSKLNLAHPEIEVATQANTAGGYLQPVYSSTDLLRRKYLDSKAISKLIKTLLDSALPKLRETMPAVLLEQYALLDKQNAIANIHFPKNLALLNNAQFRLKFEELFYVQIRLLKLKLTRIDKFRGISFDNADLLNEFYTNHLPFDLTNAQKRVIKEIYKDMRSGKQMNRLLQGDVGSGKTIVAFICLLIAIGSDTQGAIMAPTEILATQHYTGLKEFADKMGLRIALLTGSTKKSERKIIHEYLKSGELHILVGTHALLEEVVQFKKLGLAIVDEQHRFGVAQRSKLWQKNTDVYPHVLVMTATPIPRTLAMTLYGDLDISVIDELPAGRKPIKTVHRYDSNRLKVNSFLKEQIDLGRQVYVVYPLIEESEKLDLKDLMDGYESIARAFPEIPLSIVHGKMKPDAKEWEMQRFVKGETKIMVATTVIEVGVNVPNASVMVIENAERFGLAQLHQLRGRVGRGADQSYCILISGFKLSKEARTRIETMVRTNNGFEIADTDLQLRGPGDLMGTQQSGVLDLLIADLGKDGKILQSARQAAQAVLNDDPNLSEPKNSVIKTQIASMKKTAVNWSRIS, encoded by the coding sequence GTGCAAGGTTTCTTCGATACCAAAATAGAATTTCTCAAGGGCGTTGGCCCGCAAAAAGCAGCACTTCTTAATAAAGAGTTAAACATCTTCACTTATGGTGATTTAATTCAATACTACCCCTTTCGTCATGAGGACCGCACCAAATTTTATGACATAAAAGAAGTAAATGGTAGTATGCCGTACATCCAGGTGAAGGGGAAGGTAAGGCATTACGAGCTAAAAGGGCCACCACGGAAACAGCGCTTAATTGTTTATATAAATGATGGTACTGGCGAATTAGAATTGGTTTGGTTCAAAGGTGCGCAATGGATGCTAAAAAAAATTCAACCGGGTGTAGAGTATGTTGTTTTCGGAAAACCTACAGTTTTTGGTTCCAAGCTAAATCTGGCACATCCCGAAATAGAAGTGGCAACTCAAGCCAATACAGCTGGCGGGTATTTACAACCCGTATATTCATCTACTGATTTACTAAGGAGAAAATACCTTGACAGTAAGGCCATATCTAAGCTCATTAAAACATTGTTAGATTCTGCACTGCCAAAATTAAGGGAAACAATGCCCGCAGTGTTATTAGAACAATACGCCTTACTCGATAAGCAAAACGCCATCGCTAATATTCATTTTCCGAAGAATTTGGCATTATTGAATAATGCCCAGTTTAGGCTCAAGTTTGAGGAATTATTTTATGTGCAAATACGATTACTCAAACTCAAATTAACTCGAATTGATAAATTCAGGGGCATCTCTTTTGATAATGCGGATCTATTGAATGAGTTCTATACTAATCACCTGCCTTTTGATTTAACAAACGCTCAAAAGCGCGTAATCAAAGAAATTTATAAAGACATGCGCTCTGGAAAGCAAATGAATCGCTTGCTCCAGGGTGATGTAGGTAGTGGAAAGACCATTGTGGCTTTCATTTGTCTATTAATAGCCATTGGCAGCGATACGCAGGGTGCAATCATGGCTCCCACGGAGATTTTGGCTACCCAGCACTACACAGGGCTAAAAGAGTTTGCAGATAAAATGGGGCTGCGCATTGCACTTTTAACTGGTTCCACAAAAAAGAGCGAACGCAAAATCATCCACGAATATTTAAAATCAGGTGAACTGCATATTTTGGTAGGTACACACGCACTTTTAGAAGAGGTTGTTCAATTTAAAAAACTGGGGTTAGCTATCGTAGATGAGCAGCACCGATTTGGTGTAGCACAGAGGTCTAAATTATGGCAAAAAAATACAGATGTTTATCCACATGTATTGGTGATGACGGCCACTCCTATTCCTAGAACGCTAGCCATGACTCTTTATGGGGATTTGGACATTTCTGTTATTGATGAGTTGCCAGCCGGCAGGAAACCTATCAAAACCGTTCATCGCTATGACTCAAACCGACTAAAAGTAAACAGCTTCTTAAAAGAGCAAATTGATCTTGGCAGACAAGTCTATGTGGTTTATCCCCTCATCGAGGAATCAGAAAAATTAGATTTAAAAGATTTGATGGATGGTTATGAAAGCATAGCCAGGGCATTTCCGGAAATACCATTGAGCATTGTTCATGGTAAAATGAAGCCCGATGCCAAAGAGTGGGAAATGCAGCGTTTTGTAAAAGGCGAAACTAAAATAATGGTAGCCACCACAGTGATAGAAGTAGGAGTAAATGTGCCAAATGCTTCAGTGATGGTCATAGAAAATGCGGAGCGTTTTGGGTTGGCACAATTACATCAGCTGAGAGGAAGAGTAGGTAGAGGAGCTGATCAATCATATTGTATTTTAATTTCAGGGTTTAAACTTTCTAAGGAAGCCAGAACAAGAATTGAAACAATGGTGCGCACAAATAACGGATTTGAAATAGCTGATACGGATTTACAACTACGCGGCCCAGGCGATTTAATGGGCACGCAACAAAGTGGTGTGCTTGATTTACTCATTGCCGATTTAGGCAAGGATGGGAAAATACTGCAATCGGCAAGACAAGCTGCTCAGGCAGTTTTAAACGATGACCCTAACCTTAGTGAGCCTAAGAACTCAGTAATTAAAACACAAATTGCATCTATGAAAAAAACAGCTGTGAACTGGAGCAGGATTAGTTAG
- the gldD gene encoding gliding motility lipoprotein GldD, which translates to MIHRNLRIDILLFLIVLVASACGRDYLPKPKGYNRFDMPAHEYVSLPDSLPYDFEYSKHAKLLRDTSWISDKYWVEIYYPKYRANVHLTYKTVYNQDSLKEYLDDAYFLTAKHQIKAYAIDESITKTPLGKTVVYAELEGEVPSQFQFFTTDSTEHFLRGALYFDTKVQNDSLRPAIEFVKIDVVHMMNTLEWREN; encoded by the coding sequence ATGATACACCGGAACCTGAGGATTGATATACTATTATTTTTAATCGTTTTAGTAGCTTCTGCCTGTGGGAGAGACTACCTGCCAAAACCTAAAGGTTATAATCGCTTTGATATGCCGGCCCATGAATATGTAAGTTTACCGGATTCGTTGCCTTACGATTTTGAATACTCAAAACATGCAAAGTTGTTAAGGGATACATCGTGGATATCTGATAAGTATTGGGTGGAAATCTATTATCCAAAATACAGAGCGAATGTACACTTGACGTATAAGACCGTGTATAATCAGGATTCGTTGAAAGAGTATTTAGATGATGCCTATTTTCTTACAGCCAAACATCAAATAAAAGCATATGCCATTGATGAGAGCATAACGAAAACGCCATTGGGTAAAACAGTGGTGTATGCAGAATTAGAAGGCGAAGTACCCAGTCAATTTCAATTTTTTACTACCGATTCAACGGAGCACTTTTTAAGAGGAGCGCTTTATTTTGATACTAAAGTTCAAAACGACTCACTGAGGCCAGCGATCGAATTTGTAAAAATTGATGTGGTTCATATGATGAATACACTCGAGTGGCGAGAAAATTAA
- a CDS encoding DUF2911 domain-containing protein has protein sequence MKKLIVVAGVLIAVVAAAFIGMRIYTKSFSPEGNAVYSQDSINIEVSYGRPYKKNRQIFGGLVPYGEVWRTGANEPTTFTTNVDLMIGSEKLPKGTYSLFTIPEKDSWNIIFNSNIPGWGVNFSGEAAREPSTDVVNVEVSAISTKSTFEQFTIDFEQMHNEIDMILMWDQTLVVVPMHEAN, from the coding sequence ATGAAAAAGCTTATTGTTGTTGCAGGTGTTTTAATTGCTGTTGTAGCAGCTGCATTTATTGGTATGAGAATCTATACTAAGTCTTTCAGCCCTGAAGGTAATGCAGTATATAGTCAGGATTCAATAAATATTGAGGTGAGTTATGGCCGGCCTTATAAAAAGAATCGGCAGATTTTTGGTGGACTTGTGCCCTACGGTGAAGTTTGGAGAACCGGAGCCAATGAGCCAACCACCTTCACCACCAATGTAGATTTGATGATTGGAAGTGAGAAGTTGCCTAAAGGAACTTATTCGTTGTTTACCATTCCTGAAAAAGATAGCTGGAACATCATTTTTAATAGCAACATCCCTGGTTGGGGAGTGAATTTTTCAGGCGAAGCAGCTAGAGAGCCTTCAACTGACGTAGTAAATGTAGAAGTATCTGCCATCTCAACCAAGAGCACTTTTGAGCAGTTTACTATTGACTTTGAACAAATGCACAACGAAATAGACATGATCCTTATGTGGGATCAAACTCTTGTTGTTGTGCCAATGCATGAAGCCAATTAA